The Halichondria panicea chromosome 14, odHalPani1.1, whole genome shotgun sequence genome contains a region encoding:
- the LOC135348120 gene encoding fibropellin-1-like, protein MAGEDYVLQVEMVSYSNPSNIHSDGLSCDPISNCDTFFTYCLLPRASTAEVCPNTAPGFTLVSSIIRDGAEIDFSQLNVFGLPNPFNLTGISTAWEGAQLYIPVVDSDSYTSDDVIVKYRFDILSLSVGITIPLFRSSTIGPSITLSATVLCAPFYIGRSCDIFNHCESNAVTCSERETCVNGLTSFTCNCIPPYIGDNCERQNFCINRNCNGRGTCTNGLNSYTCVCNAGYTGADCEDIDDCEGQNCSGNGVCMDEVNSYTCVCNAGYNGADCEDGIDECLLIERMCSGHGNCSHGIASFTCSCDPGYTGQRCEIDIDDCVNVNCSGQGNCTDRVNGFDCDCFPGYTDTICQTDIDECDGINCSGNGGCVDMVNMFLCDCEPGYTGADCETNINDCVNRNCSGNGVCVDGVNSFSCECESDFTGEMCNTTLSH, encoded by the exons ATGGCTGGGGAAG ACTATGTGCTACAAGTGGAGATGGTCTCCTACAGTAATCCATCCAACATACACTCTGACGGTCTATCTTGTGATCCAATCAGTAACTGTGACACCTTCTTCACCTACTGCCTGTTGCCACGTGCCAGTACTGCTGAAGTGTGTCCCAATACTGCTCCTGGATTTACTCTAGTCAGTAGTATTATCAGGGATGGGGCAGAAATTGACTTCTCACAACTTAATGTTTTTGGACTCCCTAATCCATTCAATCTGACTGGAATATCGACAGCCTGGGAG GGAGCTCAGCTTTATATACCAGTGGTTGATTCTGATAGCTATACATCAGATGATGTTATTGTAAAGTATCGATTTGACATTCTGAGTCTTTCAGTGGGAATAACAATCCCATTATTTAGGTCATCAACTATCGGGCCTTCTATCACTCTGAGTGCTACTGTGTTATGTGCTCCATTCTACATTGGAAGAAGTTGTGATATCTTCAATCACTGTGAGTCCAATGCTGTCACATGCAGTGAACGAGAAACATGTGTGAATGGACTTACTAGTTTCACTTGCAACTGTATCCCTCCCTATATCGGTGACAACTGTGAGCGCCAAAACTTTTGTATCAACAGAAATTGCAATGGGAGAGGAACGTGTACAAATGGCCTTAATTCCTACACTTGTGTATGCAATGCTGGCTatactggtgctgattgtgaggacattgatgattgtgagGGGCAGaactgcagtggaaatggtgtCTGTATGGATGAGGTCAACTCTTACACCTGTGTCTGCAATGCTGGTTATAatggtgctgattgtgaggATGGTATTGATGAGTGCTTGCTAATAGAGAGGATGTGCAGTGGCCACGGTAACTGCTCTCATggaatagcctccttcacctgCTCATGTGATCCTGGGTACACTGGACAGAGATGTGAGATtgacattgatgattgtgtgaaCGTAAACTGCAGTGGACAAGGCAACTGTACTGACAGAGTTAACGGCTTTGATTGTGATTGTTTCCCTGGTTACACTGATACTATTTGCCAGACTGACATTGATGAATGTGATGGAATAAACTGTAGTGGAAATGGTGGTTGTGTTGACATGGTAAACATGTTCCTATGTGACTGTGAACCTGGCTAcactggtgctgattgtgagaCCAACATTAATGATTGTGTGAATAGGaactgcagtggaaatggtgtgtgtgtggatggtgtcaACTCGTTCAGTTGTGAATGTGAGTCTGACTTCACTGGAGAGATGTGCAACACTACACTGTCC CATTGA